A single Pseudochaenichthys georgianus chromosome 10, fPseGeo1.2, whole genome shotgun sequence DNA region contains:
- the LOC117453590 gene encoding homeobox protein MSX-2-like has protein sequence MPSPGDRRDRYATDEEKNKRAEQVLRLPFSVDALMSDTRPLHATDRTPRNHSHRPEEFPQHLVGLSMKSEPSGRGDPVSWIPSPIKMSTPQRQLSPAVCSLRKHKTNRKPRTPFTTAQLLALERRFRQKQYLSIAERADFSSSLSLSETQVKIWFQNRRAKAKRLQEADVEKLKIAAGIGPKALFPPGFPSLGLPLSVHLQAGPAALYGLACSYGRGPILPAAHLYASQLGHSLYHRS, from the exons ATGCCTTCCCCTGGAGACCGGAGGGACCGGTACGCTACAGACGAGGAGAAGAATAAGCGCGCGGAGCAGGTGTTGCGCCTGCCCTTCAGTGTGGACGCGCTCATGTCCGACACGAGGCCGCTGCATGCGACCGACAGGACACCTCGAAATCACTCGCACAGGCCGGAGGAGTTTCCTCAACATTTAGTAGGCCTATCTATGAAATCAGAACCATCGGGAAGAGGGGACCCTGTGTCCTGGATACCCAGCCCCATTAAGATGTCAACACCACAGC GGCAGCTCAGTCCAGCAGTTTGCTCCTTGAGGAAGCACAAAACCAACCGCAAGCCTCGCACTCCCTTCACCACTGCACAGCTCCTGGCCCTGGAGAGAAGGTTTCGTCAGAAGCAGTACCTCTCCATCGCAGAACGGGCCGACTTCTCCTCCTCGCTCTCACTGTCCGagacccaggtcaagatctggTTCCAAAACCGACGAGCTAAAGCTAAAAGGCTTCAGGAGGCCGACGTGGAGAAACTCAAAATAGCGGCTGGCATTGGGCCCAAAGCGTTATTCCCCCCAGGCTTCCCATCCTTGGGTCTTCCCCTCAGTGTTCACCTGCAGGCTGGACCGGCAGCTCTCTACGGACTGGCCTGCTCATACGGCCGCGGCCCCATTCTCCCTGCTGCACATCTGTACGCCTCGCAGCTCGGCCACAGCCTGTACCACCGCTCCTGA